A window from Culex pipiens pallens isolate TS chromosome 3, TS_CPP_V2, whole genome shotgun sequence encodes these proteins:
- the LOC120420026 gene encoding neurotactin, translating to MGETDDKDTAPPTATEKGTVETPAAITEVQEPEPDAKETEKLLANSEEKTDDKETEKPTVEEKKKSSSENVNGTTNGEEIINIPDETSTETAKADDEKKPTDKPNKVQAEEREVKPKKVPAGAFKLPGFFNKSKAKEADGADNELLEKQDTEKEPKAVEAAAEEKPKRAGFFANLRLRNPFAKKQPDTAAADDTKTKPEEEENDEVTAEATDKKPDEETPATEATTKEEEAGVAAPKKGLLDALKVPLASIIPKRFKSGGGEGGEDDLELGKRPKNRAGLASMETLDDSLKDTETKDTVDKPAAAAANGTDSEALVKPDEKKDAEKGEDGEEPTPSKYPCWERFRTYKCSVDDIAIIAGIVIFLLLLALIIAFTFIGRGEPATAPVRDGKYIETVTSCGKVEGILEDGAFAFRGIPYAVPPVGPLRWKAAQPIENINYCWNDTLKAHNSTPVCWQFYADGKVDGSEDCLTLDVITPHVRYDNPLPVVVLIGAESFTGDSPGKLRPSTRYARARDVIFVRPNFRLNVFGFLALDQLTKSVHPPTSGNYGLSDIIAALKWIQLNIAHFGGDPKSVTLFGHRAGGSIVAALASSNKTSKLFARSWISSASSIFPGNPLADSEAENSAYLGRIKCENAECLREKEDEDVLDAVPDTWRRILPDLPTSEENATANHEWLVLDGHILQQHPADVWNTETGKIKYVVGSTIHESHSSKLYLKHTEWTPELVTKHVNESKIGELGLTEEAIKRYNATYKGLAAMISDIRTVCPLYTLSQKLLTSQFYVVSQTGGEFNIADVDSDIQAILGRYEPKTPEQRRYVSAIQQLFYHYVSHGEIKSELRRKLLDIGQDALPTYNSDNCDFWIKNDVVPRYARLD from the exons ATGGGTGAAACCGACGACAAGGATACAGCGCCACCAACGGCAACGGAAAAGGGAACCGTCGAGACGCCCGCCGCCATCACAGAGGTCCAGGAGCCGGAGCCGGACGCAAAGGAAACGGAAAAACTGCTGGCCAACAGCGAGGAAAAGACTGACGACAAAGAAACGGAAAAGCCCACCGTAGAAGAGAAGAAAAAGAGCAGCAGCGAAAACGTCAACGGAACCACGAACGGCGAAGAGATCATCAACATCCCGGACGAAACCTCCACCGAAACGGCCAAAGCGGACGACGAGAAAAAGCCCACAGACAAACCGAACAAGGTGCAAGCCGAAGAGCGCGAGGTCAAGCCGAAAAAAGTACCCGCAGGTGCGTTCAAGCTGCCCGGCTTCTTCAACAAGAGCAAAGCCAAGGAAGCGGACGGCGCCGACAACGAGCTGCTCGAGAAGCAGGACACCGAAAAGGAACCCAAAGCCGTCGAAGCCGCCGCCGAAGAGAAACCCAAACGGGCCGGATTCTTCGCCAACCTGCGACTCCGGAACCCGTTCGCCAAGAAGCAACCCGACACTGCCGCCGCCGACGATACCAAAACCAAACCCGAAGAGGAAGAAAACGACGAAGTGACCGCCGAAGCCACGGACAAGAAACCCGACGAGGAAACGCCCGCCACCGAAGCGACCACCAAGGAAGAGGAAGCCGGCGTAGCCGCACCCAAAAAGGGTCTCCTCGACGCCCTGAAAGTCCCCCTCGCCAGCATCATCCCCAAGCGATTCAAATCCGGAGGAGGTGAAGGCGGCGAGGACGACCTCGAGCTCGGCAAGAGACCAAAGAACCGCGCCGGTCTGGCTTCGATGGAAACGCTGGACGACTCGCTGAAGGATACGGAGACGAAGGATACCGTCGATAAGCCGGCCGCGGCGGCAGCCAACGGAACCGACTCGGAAGCTCTAGTCAAGCCGGACGAGAAGAAGGACGCGGAGAAGGGAGAGGACGGGGAGGAGCCGACGCCGTCCAAGTACCCGTGCTGGGAGCGCTTCCGGACGTACAAGTGCTCTGTTG ACGACATCGCCATCATCGCCGGCATCGTGATCTTCCTGCTGCTGCTCGCGCTCATCATCGCGTTTACCTTCATCGGGCGGGGCGAACCGGCAACGGCGCCAGTTCGCGACGGCAAGTACATCGAAACGGTTACGTCGTGCGGCAAGGTCGAAGGTATCCTGGAGGACGGTGCGTTCGCGTTCCGCGGAATTCCGTACGCGGTTCCACCGGTGGGACCGCTGCGCTGGAAGGCGGCTCAACCGATCGAGAACATCAACTACTGCTGGAACGATACGCTGAAGGCGCACAACTCGACGCCGGTTTGCTGGCAGTTTTACGCTGATGGGAAGGTCGATGGCAGTGAGGACTGCTTGACGCTGGATGTGATTACGCCGCACGTGCGTTACGACAATCCGCTGCCGGTTGTGGTGCTGATCGGGGCGGAGTCTTTCACTGGGGACTCGCCTGGAAAGCTGCGCCCTTCGACGCGTTACGCCCGGGCTCGGGATGTGATCTTTGTGCGACCGAACTTCAGGTTGAACGTGTTTGGGTTCTTGGCGTTGGATCAGCTGACGAAGAGCGTGCATCCGCCGACCTCGGGCAACTACGGACTGTCGGACATTATTGCGGCTTTGAAGTGGATTCAGCTGAACATTGCTCACTTTGGTGGTGATCCGAAGTCGGTGACGCTGTTTGGACATCGTGCCGGTGGATCGATTGTGGCTGCGTTGGCTTCGTCGAACAAGACCTCCAAGTTGTTTGCGCGCTCGTGGATCTCTTCTGCGTCTTCGATCTTCCCAGGGAATCCGCTGGCCGATTCGGAAGCTGAGAACAGTGCTTACTTGGGTCGCATCAAGTGCGAGAACGCTGAATGTCTGCGTGAAAAGGAGGATGAGGATGTTTTGGATGCCGTCCCGGACACCTGGAGACGTATCTTGCCGGATCTGCCGACGAGCGAAGAGAATGCCACTGCTAACCACGAGTGGCTCGTCCTGGATGGACACATTCTGCAGCAGCACCCGGCCGATGTGTGGAACACCGAAACTGGAAAGATCAAGTACGTGGTCGGTTCGACGATCCACGAGAGTCACTCGAGCAAGCTGTATCTCAAGCACACCGAATGGACGCCCGAACTGGTCACCAAGCACGTCAACGAGAGCAAGATTGGCGAGTTGGGACTGACCGAGGAAGCCATCAAGCGATACAACGCCACCTACAAGGGACTGGCCGCCATGATCTCGGACATCCGAACAGTCTGCCCACTCTACACCCTGTCCCAGAAGCTGCTCACGTCCCAGTTCTACGTCGTCAGCCAAACCGGCGGTGAGTTCAACATTGCCGACGTCGACTCCGACATCCAGGCCATCCTCGGCCGCTACGAGCCCAAAACCCCGGAACAACGCCGGTACGTGTCCGCGATCCAGCAGCTGTTCTACCACTACGTCTCCCACGGCGAAATCAAGTCCGAGCTGCGACGAAAGCTGCTCGATATCGGCCAGGACGCGCTGCCCACGTACAACTCGGACAACTGCGACTTCTGGATCAAGAACGACGTCGTCCCGCGGTACGCGCGACTCGACTAA